CGTGCTGTGAATCAAGATGCTCCAATTTATCAAGGAAGTGGAGAATCGAAAAAAGAAGATCGCAGCGGTGAAAGAACTGGATTTTATAAGCACTTAATGAACGGTGTATCTAATATGTTACCGTTTGTTGTTGGTGGCGGTATCTTAATCGCCTTATCATTCATGTTTGGAATTCATGCATCAGACCCTAATGACCCTTCACATAACGCCTTTGCAGAAGCATTGAGCACAATTGGTGGCGGAAATGCATTTGGATTAATGATTCCTGTATTAGCGGGATTCATTGCATTAAGTATTGCGGATCGTCCAGGTTTAGCACCAGGTATGGTTGGTGGATTTATGGCAGCTCAAGGTGGCGCAGGCTTCTTGGGTGGATTAATTGCTGGTTTCTTAGCTGGTTATATTGTTGTACTTTTAAAGAAACTTTTATCTGGTATGCCAGCTTCTTTAGAAGGAATTAAACCCGTTCTGTTATATCCGGTATTAAGTATATTCACTGTTGGAATGATCATGTTCTTTGTAGTAAATCAACCTGTAAGTGCATTAAATGGTGTGATTAGTGACTTCTTAGGCAACTTAGGTACAGGAAACTTAATACTTCTAGGCTTACTATTAGGTGGAATGATGGCAGTAGATATGGGTGGTCCAATTAATAAAGCTGCTTTCACATTTGGAATTGCAATGATTGATGCTGGAAACTTTGCTCCGCATGCTGCAGTTATGGCTGGCGGTATGGTTCCTCCACTAGGAATTGCATTAGCAACTACTTTATTTAAAAATAAATTTACGAAACGTGAACGTGAAGCAGGGATTACTTGTTATATTATGGGTGCTTCATTTATTACAGAAGGTGCTATTCCTTTTGCAGCGGCCGATCCAGCTCGTGTTATTCCTTCCATTATCACTGGTTCTGCAGTAGCTGGAGCCTTAGCAATGTTCTTTGGAAATGGATTACGCGCACCACACGGCGGTGCATTTGTTATTCCATTAGTTGAAGGTAACCCGGTTTTATATTTATTAGCTATTGTTATAGGTGCAGTAGTTACTGCTTTAATGTTAGGAATCTTAAAAAAGCGTGTTAATGAATAATAAGTTGTAAAAGAGCAGACTGGTTTTTAGTTTACTAGAAATCAGTCTGCTTTTCTTTTTTGAGAATTCTTTTACAACTGTAGTGATTAAAAGTAAAAAAAGTTGGGTAAATAAAAGTAGTAGAGAAAAAGATAGAATTGAAAGGTGGAATTAACTTGTCAAAACCATTATTTACGTCAACAGTCACAGCAGTCGGTGGAAGAGATGGCAGAGTTGAGTCATCTGATGGTAATATCAATTTACAACTAGCAATGCCAGGTTCACCTAGAGCCAAGGAAATGCCTGAAGCAACAAATCCTGAGCAATTATTTGCGGCTGGTTATTCTGCATGCTTTGACGGTGCATTACAATTAATTGCAAAAAGAGAAAATGTGAGCTTTGAATCTGAAGTAACAGCAAATGTTAGTCTTTTAAAGGACGAGTCTGATGATGGTTTTAAACTAGGTGTTACGTTACAAGTAAAAGGAACAGGAATTGAAAAGGACAAGCTTGAAGAATTGGTTGAAAAGGCACATGGATTTTGTCCATATTCAAAAGCAACAAGAGGAAATATTGAAGTTGAACTAGAGGTCGTATAAGAATTTACCATTAATTAGAAGAATTTCTTCAAGTAAATAATCGTAAAATTATTTCTAATCCCCGAATGATCTCTCTTCATTTGGGGATTAATTGTTTTTATAGAAATAGGATATTTATTGGCAAAATATCCATATAACAAGGTATAATGATAAAAGAGCAATGTAATATAGGAGGATCTTCATGTCGCAAACTGAAACAGAAACAACGAAGTCAAAGATGTGGGAATGGACAAAGGCCATTGTGCTAGCGGTTGGACTGGCTATGATTATTCGTATTTTTTTATTTGAACCATATCTTGTAGAAGGGTCTTCGATGGATCCAACACTACATGATGGGGATCGTCTTTTTGTTAATAAAACGTTAAAATTTATTGGTGAGATTGATAAAGGTGATATTGTTATTATTGATGGCAAAGAAGAAAACATTCGCTATGTAAAACGTGTAATAGGTGTCCCAGGAGATAAGGTCAGTGCGCAAGATGGAAAAGTGTATGTCAACGGAACGGTTATAAAGGAACCATACCTTGATAGTAATGAAAAGGAAGCAGAGAGTATAGGAATTGACTTAACGGATGATTTTGAAGAGATAGAGGTACCGAACGGTAACTATTTTGTTATGGGAGATAATCGACTAAATAGCATGGATAGTCGAAACGGTCTAGGTTTAATTGAAAAAGATCGTATCTTGGGTAAATCTGAATTTATCTTTTTCCCATTGGATCATTTAAGTAAAACAGAATAGTTAATACAACGAAGATGACAAAGTTTTATTTGTCGTCTTTTTTAAATTTATCTTCCATATTTTTGTAACATTTCATCCTTTTAAGCGACTACATATATAAGTCAAACACAACAAAGGAAGTGTTAAAAAGATGAAAAAGTGGAGGTTTCTTTTATGTTCATTCTTTCTTGTTATCCTTTTTACTGGTTGTAGTAATAATTCAAGTGAGAGTGCAATTGATAATACGACGAGTCAATCCGCTGATCAAGCTGTTCCGGAACTGGAAAAGAAAGAACGATCAGAAGGAGATTCAGTAGAAAATACGGTTGAAAAGGAAAAAAAGGAAGATAACTTTAATAGTGACAGGAAGGTTATTTATACAGCTGATCTGTCTATAAAAGTATCGAACTTTGATGAAACAGTGAAATTTGTTCAAGAGAAAATAGAAACTTTACATGGATATGTTGTACAATCTCATTCCTACTCTGTGGATGATGGAGAAACGGTTGAAGGTACAATAACAGTGAGAATACCACAGGAATCTTTTCATTTATTTTTGGAGAGTGTTGAAAAGGGAAGTACAAAGGTTTTAGATCGTTCAATTTCCGGCCAAGATGTAACAGAAGAATATGTTGATCTTGAATCACGTTTGAAATCTAAACAAGTTGTTGAAAAAAGATTACTTGAATTTATGGAGAAGGCTGAAAAAACAGAGGATTTATTAAAAATTTCAAGCGACTTAGCAGCTATACAAGAAGAAATTGAGACAATAAAGGGAAGAATGAATTACTTAGATAATCAAGTTAGTTTAGCTACTGTAACGCTTCAAGTTAGAGAAGATAAAGTAAGTGTTCCAGGTCTTGATAATGAGGGTTTGAATACTTGGGAGCGGACAAAGAAGCAGTTCATGGAAAGTGTTAATGTTGTTTTAAAATCAATGTCTAGTATTTTTATTTTCTTAGTTGGAAGTTTACCGATTTTAATTCTTATTGGTGGAATTCTTTTTATTGCGCTTTTTATTTTTAAAAGAAAAAGAAGGCATAATCAAGGAAAACCACCAACTAATTTAGGTGAATAAATGAAATGCTTTTATGTAGCCAAGATCGTTAAAATAAGCATCGTTATAAAGACAGAACCAATTACTAGTAGTACACTAACTAAAATAGACATTTTTTTATCCGCAAGGTGATAATGGGGAAGAATTCGCTTTAATGAGAGCGAAATAATTATGTAAATGAATATAACCCCGATAATAAAGGTAACCCCACTAGACTCAAAACCTAGAAAGGCAAAGTAAATTCCAGAAAAAAAGATTAGCAAGCAGTATTCAATTAGAGTGTGTAATTTCATGTTAGTCTCCCTTAAACTTTTAGATAGCTTATTTTAACATAAATTAAATATGAGTTTAAGAAAGACAAGGACTAATAATTGAAATTATAAATAGAAAAGAAGCAGCTGGGAAAGCTGCTTCTTTTTTGGAAAATGCTATGCTGCAATGTTTATGTCATCATCAAGTTGTCATTTATTTTCTCTTGCCTTAATAGCAGCCTTATAGAAGAGACCAGTTATAAAACAGTGATGATGCTTGCGCCGATATATGATGTTGTTAATAATAGGTCCGAAGATCGGTCCAACTCCAGCGATATTTAATAATTGAATTAGAGAATTACGTTTCTTACCCATAGGAAGGTAATCAACATCATCTCTACGAGTAATGGGCAGGTGTTTTTCTTGCTTCCTTCACACCAAAAATCTCTTCTACAAATCGAACGTAAGAAAAGGAGTTAAATATTTAAAAACAATCCGTATTCATATATGATGTTAATATCTGTTAAAAAAGGAAACTCTTAAAAAATATGGAGGAAAAATAAGTGGAGGCAATATTGCATGGAATATTATTAGCATTTGGGTTGATTCTTCCTTTAGGTGCACAAAATGTGTTTGTTTTTAACCAAGGGGCACTACAACCCCGGTTTGTGCAGGCTCTTCCGGTTATTGTTACAGCAGCACTTTGTGATACATTTTTAATTATTCTTTCTGTCCTAGGAGTGTCTGTTATTGTTTTTTCATTTGAATGGTTAAAAGTAACTATTTTTTTGATAGGCATTATGTTTTTGCTTTATATGGGCTGGTCTGTTTGGAGGTCAGATGAACAGGCAGATAAGGAGCATAATTCATCCTCGTTATCTCCTAAAAAACAAGTTATGTTTGCGATGAGTGTCTCCTTATTAAATCCACATGCAATTTTAGATACAATTGGTGTCATTGGGACAAGCTCACTTGCTTATAATGAAGGAGACAAGGTGTTATTTACACTAGCGTGTATTATAGTTTCGTGGATTTGGTTTGTTGGTCTCGCACTAACAGGAAGAAGTATAAAGAAAATTGATCAAAATGGAAAACATTTGAGAAAGATAAATAAAGTTTCTGCTCTTATTATT
This Metabacillus endolithicus DNA region includes the following protein-coding sequences:
- a CDS encoding PTS fructose transporter subunit IIABC codes for the protein MRITEVLTKRTIKLEIQSTSKSDVVKELVDVLDRAGKLSNKAAYEQAVLNREKQSTTGIGDGIAIPHAKTNAVKEPAIVFGRSTNGVDYESLDGQPSYLFFMIAAPEGANNTHLEALSKLSSILMKQEVRDQLLQAKTEDEVLAIIDQYDVQEDENEAVSTEGKTGKILAVTACPTGIAHTYMAADALKEKAKELNLSLKVETNGSGGAKNVLTPAEIEEATAIIVAADKQVEMERFKGKHVIIVPVADGIRKTKELLDRAVNQDAPIYQGSGESKKEDRSGERTGFYKHLMNGVSNMLPFVVGGGILIALSFMFGIHASDPNDPSHNAFAEALSTIGGGNAFGLMIPVLAGFIALSIADRPGLAPGMVGGFMAAQGGAGFLGGLIAGFLAGYIVVLLKKLLSGMPASLEGIKPVLLYPVLSIFTVGMIMFFVVNQPVSALNGVISDFLGNLGTGNLILLGLLLGGMMAVDMGGPINKAAFTFGIAMIDAGNFAPHAAVMAGGMVPPLGIALATTLFKNKFTKREREAGITCYIMGASFITEGAIPFAAADPARVIPSIITGSAVAGALAMFFGNGLRAPHGGAFVIPLVEGNPVLYLLAIVIGAVVTALMLGILKKRVNE
- a CDS encoding organic hydroperoxide resistance protein, translating into MSKPLFTSTVTAVGGRDGRVESSDGNINLQLAMPGSPRAKEMPEATNPEQLFAAGYSACFDGALQLIAKRENVSFESEVTANVSLLKDESDDGFKLGVTLQVKGTGIEKDKLEELVEKAHGFCPYSKATRGNIEVELEVV
- the lepB gene encoding signal peptidase I, translating into MSQTETETTKSKMWEWTKAIVLAVGLAMIIRIFLFEPYLVEGSSMDPTLHDGDRLFVNKTLKFIGEIDKGDIVIIDGKEENIRYVKRVIGVPGDKVSAQDGKVYVNGTVIKEPYLDSNEKEAESIGIDLTDDFEEIEVPNGNYFVMGDNRLNSMDSRNGLGLIEKDRILGKSEFIFFPLDHLSKTE
- a CDS encoding DUF4349 domain-containing protein, which codes for MKKWRFLLCSFFLVILFTGCSNNSSESAIDNTTSQSADQAVPELEKKERSEGDSVENTVEKEKKEDNFNSDRKVIYTADLSIKVSNFDETVKFVQEKIETLHGYVVQSHSYSVDDGETVEGTITVRIPQESFHLFLESVEKGSTKVLDRSISGQDVTEEYVDLESRLKSKQVVEKRLLEFMEKAEKTEDLLKISSDLAAIQEEIETIKGRMNYLDNQVSLATVTLQVREDKVSVPGLDNEGLNTWERTKKQFMESVNVVLKSMSSIFIFLVGSLPILILIGGILFIALFIFKRKRRHNQGKPPTNLGE
- a CDS encoding LysE/ArgO family amino acid transporter, with the protein product MEAILHGILLAFGLILPLGAQNVFVFNQGALQPRFVQALPVIVTAALCDTFLIILSVLGVSVIVFSFEWLKVTIFLIGIMFLLYMGWSVWRSDEQADKEHNSSSLSPKKQVMFAMSVSLLNPHAILDTIGVIGTSSLAYNEGDKVLFTLACIIVSWIWFVGLALTGRSIKKIDQNGKHLRKINKVSALIIWAVAVYLIFQLIS